In Rattus rattus isolate New Zealand chromosome 9, Rrattus_CSIRO_v1, whole genome shotgun sequence, a genomic segment contains:
- the Cryba1 gene encoding beta-crystallin A3, whose translation MAQTNPMPGSMGPWKITIYDQENFQGKRMEFTSSCPNVSERSFDNVRSLKVECGAWIGYEHTSFCGQQFILERGEYPRWDAWSGSNAYHIERLMSFRPICSANHKESKITIFEKENFIGRQWEICDDYPSLQAMGWFNNEVGSMKIQCGAWVCYQYPGYRGYQYILECDHHGGDYKHWREWGTHAQTSQIQSIRRIQQ comes from the exons ATGGCTCAGACCAACCCTATGCCAGGGTCCATGGGGCCATGGAAG ATAACCATCTATGATCAGGAGAACTTCCAGGGCAAGAGGATGGAGTTCACCAGCTCCTGCCCAAATGTCTCTGAACGTAGTTTTGATAATGTCCGGTCACTTAAGGTGGAGTGTGGCGC CTGGATTGGTTATGAGCACACCAGCTTCTGTGGGCAACAGTTCATCCTGGAGAGAGGAGAATACCCTCGATGGGATGCCTGGAGTGGGAGCAATGCCTATCATATTGAGCGTCTCATGTCCTTCCGACCCATCTGTTCTGCT AATCATAAAGAGTCTAAGATCACCATCTTTGAGAAAGAGAACTTTATTGGACGCCAGTGGGAGATCTGTGATGACTACCCTTCCTTGCAAGCCATGGGTTGGTTCAACAATGAAGTGGGTTCCATGAAGATACAGTGTGGAGC TTGGGTTTGCTACCAGTATCCTGGATATCGTGGTTATCAGTATATCTTGGAATGTGACCATCACGGAGGAGACTACAAACACTGGAGAGAGTGGGGAACTCATGCTCAGACTTCTCAGATCCAATCAATTCGCCGAATACAACAATAG